One segment of Streptomyces sp. NBC_00576 DNA contains the following:
- a CDS encoding trypsin-like serine protease, with the protein MRHARPVRLTALAATLTLGSAALAAGSAAAVTGPAVPAATTTYAYTAQVIVGDHDRGCSGVLVDREWLLTAASCFVANPAAGLTVPAGKPALKTTATIGRTDLSGTGGAVREIVELVPRTDRDAVLARLNRPVTNIAPIALATAAPTTGEELQFAGYGRTTTEWAPLNLHTGAFSVDASTATNATVTGKNGAAACMGDTGGPLVRTVNGTAQLAALSSQSYQGGCLGIATTETRTGGIATRVDDLASWVNSKTGAVRITDFNCDAVEDIAISDPRATVGADAAAGVVRIVYGGGKGTAEINQDLDWVPGAAEASDWFGDSLATVDYDEDGCTDLAVGTPADDVGTVADGGMVDILHGAPGGLGTGAKKNTHFEEGSGVGSIKAAVAQTGDRLGDSLAAGVTAAGEPFIVAGAPGETVSGAAKAGAAFYIHGNTNIIVHQDSTDVPGAAEANDAFGSSVAADTNFFAVGAPGEAIGEDAGAGNLAVFSHTLTSAGLPTPKFGLDQDLDTVSGGAEAADQFGLSLALAPYRPSGAAAATESILAVGAPGEDLDIDGVAKADTGTVLTFRIAAAGTYTQLNGINQGTADDDVTGGSEAGDRMGATLSAINTAPRAVSTTATMKLAVGDPNEAVGTAANAGAVHTFSLLGAPGANDRWLEVGDGDGIPGTPGAGQQLGSSIHYTGTKLYVGMPLGPNAYGTLYALPHSNVTAGGAVAAVTTYQPGTGGLPAAGDRFGFAAR; encoded by the coding sequence ATGCGCCACGCCAGACCCGTGCGCCTCACCGCACTGGCCGCCACCCTGACCCTGGGCTCCGCCGCGCTCGCCGCCGGCTCCGCCGCCGCAGTCACCGGCCCCGCCGTCCCCGCAGCCACCACCACCTACGCCTACACCGCACAGGTGATCGTCGGAGACCACGACCGCGGCTGCTCCGGCGTCCTCGTCGACCGGGAGTGGCTGCTCACCGCCGCCAGCTGCTTCGTCGCCAACCCGGCCGCCGGCCTCACCGTGCCCGCCGGCAAGCCGGCCCTGAAGACCACCGCGACCATCGGCCGCACCGACCTCTCCGGCACCGGCGGCGCCGTCCGCGAGATCGTCGAGCTGGTACCCCGTACCGACCGCGACGCGGTACTGGCCCGGCTGAACCGCCCGGTCACCAACATCGCCCCCATCGCCCTGGCCACCGCCGCGCCCACCACGGGCGAGGAGCTGCAGTTCGCCGGATACGGCCGCACTACGACCGAGTGGGCGCCGCTCAACCTGCACACCGGCGCCTTCTCCGTGGACGCGTCCACCGCCACCAACGCCACGGTCACCGGCAAGAACGGCGCCGCGGCCTGTATGGGCGACACCGGCGGTCCCCTCGTGCGCACCGTCAACGGCACCGCCCAGCTGGCCGCCCTGAGCAGCCAGTCCTACCAGGGCGGCTGCCTCGGCATCGCCACCACCGAGACCCGCACCGGTGGCATCGCCACCCGCGTCGACGACCTCGCCTCCTGGGTGAACTCCAAGACCGGCGCCGTGCGCATCACCGACTTCAACTGCGACGCCGTCGAGGACATCGCCATCTCCGACCCGCGCGCCACCGTCGGCGCCGACGCCGCCGCGGGCGTCGTACGGATCGTGTACGGCGGCGGCAAGGGCACCGCCGAGATCAACCAGGACCTCGACTGGGTGCCCGGCGCCGCCGAGGCCAGCGACTGGTTCGGCGACTCCCTCGCCACCGTCGACTACGACGAGGACGGCTGCACCGACCTGGCCGTCGGCACCCCGGCCGACGACGTCGGCACCGTCGCCGACGGCGGCATGGTCGACATCCTGCACGGCGCCCCCGGCGGCCTCGGCACCGGCGCCAAGAAGAACACCCACTTCGAGGAGGGCTCGGGCGTCGGCTCCATCAAGGCCGCCGTCGCCCAGACCGGCGACCGCCTCGGTGACTCGCTCGCCGCCGGCGTCACCGCGGCCGGCGAACCCTTCATCGTGGCCGGCGCGCCCGGTGAGACCGTCAGCGGCGCCGCCAAGGCCGGTGCGGCCTTCTACATCCACGGCAACACCAACATCATCGTTCACCAGGACAGCACCGACGTCCCCGGCGCCGCCGAGGCCAACGACGCCTTCGGCAGCTCGGTCGCGGCCGACACCAACTTCTTCGCCGTCGGCGCACCCGGTGAGGCCATCGGCGAGGACGCGGGCGCCGGCAACCTGGCCGTGTTCTCGCACACCCTGACCTCGGCGGGCCTGCCCACCCCGAAGTTCGGCCTCGACCAGGACCTCGACACCGTCTCCGGCGGCGCCGAGGCAGCCGACCAGTTCGGCCTCTCCCTGGCCCTGGCCCCTTACCGGCCCTCCGGCGCGGCCGCCGCCACCGAGTCGATCCTCGCGGTCGGCGCCCCCGGTGAGGACCTCGACATCGACGGCGTCGCCAAGGCCGACACCGGCACCGTCCTGACCTTCCGCATCGCCGCCGCCGGCACCTACACCCAGCTCAACGGCATCAACCAGGGCACCGCCGACGACGACGTCACCGGCGGCTCCGAGGCCGGCGACCGCATGGGCGCCACGCTGTCCGCCATCAACACCGCCCCGCGCGCGGTCAGCACCACGGCGACGATGAAGCTCGCCGTCGGCGACCCCAACGAGGCTGTCGGTACGGCGGCCAACGCCGGCGCGGTCCACACCTTCTCGCTCCTGGGCGCGCCCGGCGCCAACGACCGCTGGCTGGAGGTGGGCGACGGTGACGGCATCCCCGGCACCCCCGGCGCCGGCCAGCAGCTCGGCAGCAGCATCCACTACACCGGCACCAAGCTGTACGTGGGCATGCCCCTCGGCCCGAACGCCTACGGCACCCTGTACGCCCTGCCCCACTCCAACGTGACCGCCGGTGGCGCCGTCGCCGCCGTCACCACCTACCAGCCCGGCACGGGCGGCCTCCCGGCCGCCGGCGACCGCTTCGGCTTCGCGGCCCGGTAG
- a CDS encoding DUF2637 domain-containing protein: MHRVLIGVVVAGAVVIAGIGFAGSYAAVRELALKKGFGNFSYVFPIGIDAGICVLLALDLLLTWIRIPFPLLRQTAWLLTMATIAFNGAAAWPDPLGVGMHAVIPVLFVVSVEAARHAIGRMADITADKHMEGVRLTRWLLSPLPTFLLWRRMKLWELRSYEQVIKLEQERLVYQARLHARFGRAWRRKAPVESLMPLRLARYGVPLAETAPSGLAAAGIEPALLPPAPQPALEAADASASSRTAEAAPAVQNNPNTAPAQEQRPASEGSAPPAQPAVAESEPQNPWLQARDPRTIAYQGGYDPTYDPEAADAQWYEEQQRAERYEQFEAQQQYEAQQRFEEQQRFEQQRFEQRVLRQQFEEPSASAPEPSPEDTGTFPIPAGPGRTREMGAGGGPPEPTEEDYYMVFKKSIDGSYPTSGQFRGDVEATYGTTLPQREADRMVNRFTNRHTAELQDDHIA; this comes from the coding sequence ATGCACCGGGTTCTCATCGGAGTGGTCGTCGCCGGTGCGGTCGTCATCGCCGGGATCGGCTTCGCCGGGTCGTACGCCGCCGTCCGTGAACTGGCCCTCAAGAAGGGCTTCGGGAACTTCAGCTACGTCTTCCCGATCGGCATCGACGCGGGCATCTGCGTCCTGCTCGCCCTGGACCTTCTCCTCACCTGGATCAGGATCCCGTTCCCGCTGCTGCGCCAGACGGCGTGGCTGCTGACGATGGCGACGATCGCGTTCAACGGTGCGGCGGCCTGGCCGGACCCGTTGGGCGTGGGCATGCACGCCGTCATCCCGGTGCTGTTCGTGGTCTCGGTGGAGGCGGCCCGGCACGCCATCGGCCGGATGGCGGACATCACGGCGGACAAGCACATGGAGGGTGTCCGCCTGACCCGCTGGCTCCTCTCCCCGCTGCCGACGTTTCTTCTCTGGCGGCGGATGAAACTGTGGGAGCTGCGTTCCTACGAGCAGGTCATCAAGCTGGAGCAGGAACGTCTCGTCTACCAGGCCCGTCTGCACGCCCGCTTCGGCCGGGCCTGGCGGCGCAAGGCCCCGGTGGAGTCCCTGATGCCGCTGCGCCTGGCGCGCTACGGCGTCCCCCTCGCGGAGACGGCCCCCTCGGGTCTGGCAGCGGCGGGCATCGAACCGGCGTTGCTGCCACCGGCTCCGCAGCCTGCCCTGGAGGCGGCCGACGCGAGCGCGAGCAGCCGCACCGCGGAGGCGGCGCCCGCCGTACAGAACAACCCGAACACGGCGCCCGCCCAGGAACAGCGCCCCGCTTCCGAGGGGAGCGCACCGCCCGCGCAGCCGGCCGTCGCCGAGTCCGAGCCCCAGAATCCGTGGCTCCAGGCGCGGGACCCCCGGACCATCGCGTACCAGGGCGGCTATGACCCGACGTACGACCCCGAGGCCGCGGACGCCCAGTGGTACGAGGAGCAGCAGCGGGCTGAGCGGTACGAGCAGTTCGAGGCACAGCAGCAGTACGAGGCGCAGCAGCGGTTCGAGGAGCAACAGCGCTTCGAACAGCAGCGGTTCGAACAGCGGGTGCTCCGGCAGCAGTTCGAGGAGCCGTCGGCGTCCGCGCCGGAGCCTTCTCCGGAGGACACCGGTACCTTCCCGATCCCGGCCGGTCCGGGCCGTACCCGTGAAATGGGTGCGGGCGGCGGTCCCCCGGAGCCGACGGAGGAGGACTACTACATGGTCTTCAAGAAGTCGATAGACGGCAGTTACCCGACGTCGGGTCAGTTCCGGGGTGATGTGGAAGCGACGTACGGCACCACGCTTCCGCAGCGCGAAGCCGACCGGATGGTGAACCGTTTCACCAACCGTCACACGGCGGAGCTCCAGGACGACCACATCGCTTAG
- a CDS encoding DUF3558 domain-containing protein, with the protein MSEGTMHRPAQRDQRDQRSRTAPVTPRRRQRARAALLSVAAVPVLLVAVGCSSDSGSDSGSGSGSADNAAKATEAGAGETVSASPTVQAAAYRKLPEPCAVLSTKTLQELVPKGVKSGKEGSSNDTATRGSCSWTSLANNGVKGSQFRWLNVSLLRFESTATRGSAEELAQAYYESQVQDAQSATGAKNTSSEPVVGTGDDATSVRYDLKKKEGSFRQQTVVVRVENVVVTLDYNGAGLAGEKTPSADSLAKSAVKAVKEAVAKVSSTNGEGGAATPAPTNSPSSSASSSAKPSASPSGSPSSSASKSPSSSASPSASKKN; encoded by the coding sequence ATGAGTGAAGGAACCATGCACCGACCCGCACAGCGAGACCAGCGAGACCAGCGCAGCCGGACCGCCCCGGTGACGCCGAGGCGACGGCAGCGCGCCCGCGCCGCCCTCTTGTCCGTCGCCGCCGTCCCAGTCCTCCTCGTGGCCGTCGGCTGCTCCTCGGACTCGGGATCCGACTCCGGGTCGGGATCGGGTTCCGCCGACAACGCGGCGAAGGCGACGGAGGCCGGCGCGGGCGAGACCGTGAGCGCGTCGCCGACCGTGCAGGCGGCGGCGTACCGGAAGCTTCCGGAGCCGTGTGCGGTGCTGTCCACGAAGACGTTGCAGGAGCTCGTCCCGAAGGGTGTGAAGTCGGGCAAGGAGGGTTCGTCCAACGACACGGCGACGCGCGGCAGTTGTTCCTGGACGAGCCTCGCCAACAACGGTGTGAAGGGTTCCCAGTTCCGCTGGCTGAACGTGTCCCTGCTGCGCTTCGAGTCGACCGCGACGCGCGGCTCCGCCGAGGAGCTGGCGCAGGCGTACTACGAGAGCCAGGTGCAGGACGCCCAGTCGGCGACGGGTGCGAAGAACACCAGTTCGGAGCCGGTGGTCGGGACGGGCGACGACGCGACGTCGGTGCGCTACGACCTGAAGAAGAAGGAAGGGTCCTTCCGGCAGCAGACGGTCGTGGTCCGGGTCGAGAACGTCGTCGTGACCCTGGACTACAACGGTGCCGGGCTCGCGGGCGAGAAGACGCCGAGTGCGGACAGTCTGGCGAAGTCCGCGGTGAAGGCCGTCAAGGAGGCCGTCGCGAAGGTGTCGTCGACGAACGGCGAGGGTGGCGCGGCCACTCCGGCCCCTACCAACTCGCCTAGCTCGTCGGCGAGTTCGTCGGCGAAGCCGAGTGCGTCTCCGTCCGGTTCGCCTTCCTCGTCGGCGTCCAAGTCGCCTTCCTCGTCCGCCTCTCCCTCAGCGTCGAAGAAGAACTGA
- a CDS encoding DUF3558 domain-containing protein, whose product MQRKAYVPGVAALLAALLAGCTGGSGSDDTAEDAKPGDSGTTTTAAQPGRYRTLPEPCSAVSDDALDSLLPGIKQLTDEDQREQAYAGEPTLTYNTDRKVGCRWKVESTDAADHLLVDFERVVSYDNSVSDDSQATDVFATKVVAADLPEPIASATPTPTGSASPSDITSPSASPSTSASATPTDAASASVSPDTDTDAAALQPRLLDGLGDEAYLDDELSGAGSTAKQRTVTVAFRTSNVIVTIEYVEQPTTLGAVPDSKEMQDRVRKLASQLVGAFD is encoded by the coding sequence GTGCAGCGGAAGGCCTACGTACCCGGCGTCGCCGCCCTCCTCGCGGCGCTGCTGGCCGGCTGCACCGGCGGCTCGGGCAGCGATGACACCGCCGAGGACGCCAAGCCCGGCGACAGCGGCACCACGACCACCGCGGCCCAGCCGGGCCGGTACCGCACGCTCCCCGAGCCCTGCAGCGCGGTCAGTGACGATGCCCTCGACTCGCTGCTGCCCGGCATCAAGCAGCTCACGGACGAGGATCAGCGCGAGCAGGCGTACGCGGGTGAGCCGACCCTCACGTACAACACGGACCGCAAGGTCGGCTGCCGTTGGAAGGTGGAGTCGACGGATGCCGCCGACCATCTCCTCGTCGACTTCGAACGGGTCGTGTCGTACGACAACTCCGTGAGCGACGACAGCCAGGCGACGGATGTCTTCGCGACCAAGGTGGTGGCCGCCGACCTCCCGGAGCCCATCGCCTCCGCCACCCCCACCCCCACCGGATCCGCGTCCCCGTCCGACATCACCTCCCCTTCCGCCTCCCCTTCCACCTCCGCCTCCGCGACCCCCACCGACGCGGCCTCGGCCTCCGTCTCCCCGGACACCGACACGGACGCCGCCGCCCTTCAGCCCCGCCTCCTCGACGGTCTCGGCGACGAGGCGTACCTCGACGACGAACTGAGCGGCGCCGGTTCAACGGCCAAGCAGCGCACGGTAACTGTGGCGTTCCGCACGTCCAACGTGATCGTGACGATCGAGTACGTCGAGCAGCCGACGACGCTCGGCGCCGTGCCGGACAGCAAGGAAATGCAGGACAGGGTGCGGAAACTGGCCTCGCAGCTCGTCGGCGCGTTCGACTGA
- a CDS encoding RtcB family protein, whose translation MSYVEVPGAKVPIRMWADPASVEDGAMQQLRNVSTLPWIKGLAVMPDVHYGKGATVGSVIAMQGAVCPAAVGVDIGCGMSAVKTSLTANDLPGDLSRLRSKVEEAIPVGRGMHDSAVEPGRFHGLATAGWDDFWGRFDGVADAVKFREERAAKQMGTLGSGNHHLEVSLDTEGSVWLTLHSGSRNIGKELAEYHIGVAQRLPHNQGLVDHDLAVFISDTPQMAAYRNDLYWAQEYAKCNRSIMMALLKDVIRKEFKKAKPTFEMEVSCHHNYVAEERYEGMDLLVTRKGAIRAGAGDLGIIPGSMGTATYIVKGLGNEKAFNSASHGAGRRMSRNAAKRRFSTKDLEEQTRGVECRKDSGVVDEIPGAYKPIEQVMDQQRDLVEVVAKLKQFICVKG comes from the coding sequence ATGTCGTACGTAGAAGTGCCGGGCGCGAAGGTACCCATCCGCATGTGGGCCGACCCGGCGTCGGTCGAGGACGGCGCGATGCAGCAGCTGCGGAACGTGTCAACGCTGCCGTGGATCAAGGGGCTCGCCGTCATGCCGGATGTGCACTACGGCAAGGGCGCGACGGTCGGGTCCGTGATTGCGATGCAGGGGGCTGTGTGCCCGGCGGCGGTCGGGGTCGACATCGGCTGCGGGATGTCCGCCGTCAAGACGTCGCTCACGGCGAACGACCTGCCGGGTGACCTGTCCCGGCTGCGGTCGAAGGTCGAGGAGGCGATTCCGGTGGGGCGGGGGATGCATGACTCTGCCGTCGAGCCTGGGCGGTTTCATGGGCTTGCCACTGCGGGGTGGGATGACTTCTGGGGGCGGTTCGACGGGGTCGCGGATGCGGTGAAGTTCCGGGAGGAGCGGGCTGCGAAGCAGATGGGGACGCTCGGCAGCGGGAATCACCACCTTGAGGTATCGCTCGATACTGAGGGGTCGGTGTGGCTCACGCTGCACTCCGGTTCCCGGAACATCGGCAAGGAACTGGCCGAGTACCACATCGGCGTGGCCCAGAGGCTTCCGCACAACCAGGGCTTGGTCGACCATGACCTCGCTGTTTTCATCTCGGACACCCCGCAGATGGCCGCATACCGGAATGACCTCTACTGGGCGCAGGAGTACGCGAAGTGCAACCGTTCGATCATGATGGCACTCCTCAAGGACGTGATCCGCAAGGAGTTCAAGAAGGCGAAGCCGACCTTCGAGATGGAGGTCAGCTGCCACCATAATTACGTGGCTGAGGAACGTTACGAGGGGATGGACCTCTTGGTGACCCGCAAGGGCGCGATCAGGGCGGGTGCAGGGGACCTCGGAATCATCCCGGGTTCGATGGGTACGGCCACGTACATCGTGAAGGGCCTCGGCAACGAGAAGGCCTTCAACTCGGCGTCTCACGGCGCGGGTCGGCGTATGAGCCGTAACGCGGCGAAGCGGCGCTTCTCGACGAAGGACCTGGAGGAGCAGACGCGGGGCGTGGAGTGCCGTAAAGACTCCGGGGTCGTGGATGAGATTCCGGGTGCGTACAAGCCGATCGAGCAGGTGATGGATCAGCAGCGGGACCTCGTAGAGGTCGTGGCGAAGCTGAAGCAGTTCATCTGTGTGAAGGGCTGA
- a CDS encoding SANT/Myb-like DNA-binding domain-containing protein, with translation MDLTVPEYAYMFGFLQADGHLHQGPGQKGRLTVELNVRDVDLLYRFKHLTPYNSSVTERVRSTNFAESHHSATWTLCSLEARTTLNQLGLPYGRKSTNIAPPLGAFSRRDYLRGLIDADGSIGYTGPGRPFMSLTTSSTAIGTYLCSYAQEKAGVERVIKRNTRDEVYNISYEKEAAQTLVADLYYSGCLSLGRKQVKADSLTSWTRPPDMRVVHSRRSWTAQEDQLLLQSDDIVAISIELGRTEQSCRLRLWRLRNSRVLMPNDR, from the coding sequence ATGGACCTCACGGTTCCCGAGTACGCGTACATGTTCGGCTTCCTGCAGGCGGACGGGCATCTGCATCAAGGCCCCGGGCAAAAAGGTCGCCTGACGGTCGAACTCAACGTCAGGGACGTTGATCTGCTGTACAGGTTCAAGCACCTGACGCCGTACAACAGCAGCGTCACCGAGCGAGTACGGTCCACGAACTTCGCCGAATCCCATCACTCAGCGACCTGGACCCTGTGCTCCCTGGAAGCCAGGACAACACTCAACCAACTCGGCCTGCCCTACGGACGCAAGTCCACGAATATCGCCCCACCGCTCGGCGCTTTCTCCCGTCGCGACTACCTCCGCGGCCTCATCGACGCTGACGGATCGATCGGCTACACAGGCCCCGGTCGACCCTTCATGTCGCTGACCACGTCGAGCACGGCCATCGGCACGTACCTGTGCTCCTACGCTCAGGAGAAAGCCGGAGTCGAGCGCGTCATCAAACGCAACACTCGCGACGAGGTCTACAACATCTCGTACGAGAAGGAGGCAGCTCAGACGCTGGTAGCCGACCTGTACTACTCGGGTTGCCTATCCCTCGGACGCAAGCAGGTCAAAGCGGACTCGCTCACTTCTTGGACACGCCCACCTGACATGCGGGTCGTACATTCGCGACGCAGCTGGACGGCCCAGGAAGACCAGCTGTTGCTTCAGTCAGACGACATCGTGGCCATCTCCATCGAGCTCGGCCGTACCGAACAGAGTTGCCGCCTGCGCCTGTGGCGGCTCCGCAACAGCCGAGTGCTGATGCCGAACGACCGCTGA
- a CDS encoding SDR family NAD(P)-dependent oxidoreductase, translating into MATAAPSAASRIAVVTGASSGIGAATARRLAAAGYRVVLTARRKDRIEALAEEINATGGQAAAYPLDVTDRTAVDEFASAFKTIGVLINNAGGALGADPVATGDPADWRQMYETNVIGTLNLTQALLPALTASGDGTIVVVSSTAGHGTYEGGGGYVAAKHGAHVLAETLRLEIVGTPVRVIEIAPGMVKTDEFALTRFSGDTERAAKVYEGVAEPLTANDVAETITWTVTRPSHVNVDLLVLRPRAQASNTKVHRDA; encoded by the coding sequence ATGGCCACCGCCGCCCCGTCCGCCGCCTCCCGCATCGCCGTGGTCACCGGCGCGAGCAGCGGAATCGGCGCCGCGACGGCCCGCCGGCTCGCCGCGGCCGGCTACCGCGTCGTACTGACGGCCCGCCGCAAGGACCGGATCGAGGCGCTGGCCGAGGAGATCAACGCGACGGGCGGCCAGGCGGCCGCGTACCCCCTGGACGTCACCGACCGCACGGCGGTGGACGAGTTCGCGAGCGCCTTCAAGACGATCGGCGTCCTCATCAACAACGCAGGCGGCGCACTCGGCGCCGACCCCGTGGCCACCGGCGACCCGGCCGACTGGCGCCAGATGTACGAGACGAACGTCATCGGCACCCTCAACCTCACCCAGGCCCTCCTCCCCGCCCTCACGGCAAGCGGCGACGGCACCATCGTGGTCGTCTCCTCCACCGCCGGCCACGGCACGTACGAGGGCGGCGGAGGCTACGTCGCCGCCAAGCACGGCGCCCACGTCCTCGCCGAGACCCTGCGCCTGGAGATCGTCGGCACCCCGGTCCGGGTGATCGAGATCGCGCCGGGCATGGTGAAGACGGACGAGTTCGCCCTGACCCGCTTCTCCGGCGACACGGAGAGGGCCGCCAAGGTCTACGAGGGCGTCGCCGAGCCCCTCACCGCCAACGACGTGGCCGAAACGATCACCTGGACGGTGACCCGCCCCAGCCACGTCAACGTCGACCTCCTGGTCCTGCGCCCCCGCGCACAGGCATCCAACACAAAGGTCCACCGGGACGCGTGA
- a CDS encoding ester cyclase translates to MGEARDVMDRLTEALTSTPDLKAVAELYAPDAVAVTPDGGEIHGRDNIVDYWRQMTDAIPEATYESVHAYEIGDTAVDEGYFSGRNTGPIPLPTGDHLPATQKEVRVRGVDVATVRDGHIVDYRLYFDQMEFMGQLGLLPDEFT, encoded by the coding sequence ATGGGAGAGGCACGTGACGTCATGGATCGGCTCACGGAGGCGCTCACCTCGACGCCCGACCTCAAGGCCGTCGCCGAGCTCTACGCGCCCGACGCGGTCGCCGTCACCCCCGACGGCGGGGAGATCCACGGGCGCGACAACATCGTCGACTACTGGCGGCAGATGACGGACGCGATCCCCGAGGCCACATACGAGTCCGTGCACGCGTACGAGATCGGAGACACGGCTGTCGACGAGGGCTACTTCAGCGGGCGGAACACCGGCCCGATCCCGCTGCCCACCGGCGACCATCTGCCGGCGACGCAGAAGGAGGTCCGGGTCCGGGGGGTCGATGTCGCGACGGTCCGGGACGGTCACATCGTCGACTACCGGCTCTACTTCGACCAGATGGAGTTCATGGGGCAACTCGGGCTGCTGCCCGACGAGTTCACCTGA
- a CDS encoding YnfA family protein, which produces MSSVPRSVALFVVAALFEIGGAWLVWQGVREHRGWAWIGAGVLALGAYGFVATLQPDAEFGRILAAYGGVFVAGSLAWGMAADGYRPDRWDVTGALICLAGMAVIMYAPRGD; this is translated from the coding sequence ATGTCGTCGGTCCCGCGCTCCGTAGCCCTGTTCGTCGTCGCCGCGCTGTTCGAGATCGGCGGCGCCTGGCTCGTCTGGCAGGGCGTGCGGGAACACCGCGGCTGGGCGTGGATCGGCGCGGGCGTGCTGGCCCTGGGCGCGTACGGGTTCGTCGCCACGCTCCAGCCCGACGCGGAGTTCGGCCGCATCCTGGCCGCGTACGGCGGAGTCTTCGTCGCCGGTTCACTGGCCTGGGGCATGGCCGCGGACGGCTACCGCCCGGACCGCTGGGACGTGACGGGCGCGCTGATCTGCCTCGCGGGCATGGCCGTGATCATGTACGCCCCACGAGGCGACTGA
- a CDS encoding SDR family oxidoreductase: MGTTSATMTTSTMRVVVVGASSGLGRCTGIDLSSRGNRVALLARRHDRLVDTAKEAGPDALAIACDVTDESSCRAAIEEAADGLGGIDALVYTTGIGPLAPVEKTDADTWRRIMDTNVIGAALVTNAALPHLTASAGTAVHLSTVGASITPAWPGFAGYHVSKAALEKLVEAYRVEHPSIGFTRFVVRDCGGGDSRTEFNNDWDMTYAAEVVPVWRQRGYLTGDLLDVSEFLRTLDAVLRCGGTIPEVTVTPRASTPQK; this comes from the coding sequence ATGGGTACGACGAGTGCGACGATGACGACGAGCACGATGAGAGTTGTGGTGGTCGGCGCGTCGAGCGGCCTGGGCCGTTGCACGGGAATCGACCTCAGCAGCCGGGGCAACCGCGTCGCCCTGCTCGCCCGCAGACACGACCGCCTGGTCGACACGGCGAAGGAGGCGGGCCCCGACGCACTCGCCATCGCCTGTGACGTCACCGACGAGTCCTCGTGCCGCGCCGCGATCGAGGAGGCCGCCGACGGACTCGGCGGCATCGACGCCCTCGTCTACACCACCGGCATCGGCCCCCTCGCCCCCGTCGAGAAGACCGACGCCGACACCTGGCGCCGGATCATGGACACCAACGTGATCGGCGCCGCCCTCGTCACCAACGCCGCGCTCCCCCACCTCACGGCGTCCGCAGGCACCGCCGTCCACCTCTCCACGGTCGGCGCGTCGATCACACCGGCCTGGCCGGGGTTCGCCGGCTACCACGTCAGCAAGGCGGCCCTGGAGAAGCTGGTGGAGGCGTACCGGGTCGAGCATCCCTCCATCGGCTTCACCCGGTTCGTGGTCAGGGACTGCGGCGGCGGCGACTCCCGCACCGAGTTCAACAACGACTGGGACATGACGTACGCCGCCGAGGTCGTACCGGTCTGGCGGCAACGCGGCTACCTGACCGGCGACCTGCTCGACGTCTCCGAGTTCCTCCGCACCCTGGACGCCGTACTGCGCTGCGGCGGCACCATCCCGGAGGTGACGGTGACCCCGCGCGCGAGCACGCCTCAGAAGTAG